From bacterium, the proteins below share one genomic window:
- a CDS encoding DUF302 domain-containing protein, with product MRYHIPRRAVVFVFALILAATSLPATTWAGENPLYKTRVSFEKSASALEQAIKKNKMGLVSRASAQRGAASIGVKIKGNQVIGVYRPDFAVRMLKASVPAGIEAPIRIYIYENGDGTATITYKKPSDVFRPYGNAELDKMAAELDVIFDRIVRQAAAAK from the coding sequence ATGCGCTACCATATCCCCCGGCGGGCCGTTGTCTTCGTTTTTGCCCTGATTCTGGCGGCAACTTCCCTCCCCGCCACAACCTGGGCCGGCGAAAATCCGCTTTACAAGACCCGCGTATCGTTCGAAAAATCCGCCAGCGCCCTCGAGCAGGCCATCAAGAAAAACAAGATGGGACTCGTCAGCCGGGCCAGCGCCCAGCGCGGGGCGGCCTCCATCGGCGTCAAGATCAAGGGCAACCAGGTCATTGGCGTCTACCGGCCCGATTTCGCCGTCCGCATGCTCAAGGCGAGCGTGCCCGCCGGGATCGAAGCCCCCATCCGCATCTACATCTACGAGAATGGCGACGGGACCGCCACGATCACCTACAAAAAGCCCTCTGACGTGTTCCGCCCCTACGGAAACGCCGAACTCGACAAAATGGCGGCCGAACTCGATGTGATCTTCGATCGGATCGTCCGCCAGGCCGCCGCCGCAAAATGA